A genomic window from Winogradskyella sp. J14-2 includes:
- a CDS encoding T9SS type A sorting domain-containing protein — protein sequence MKKITFLIFLLGTILAFGQSLPIDFEDGTTAPQFQFGNLGFGNVVNPDQSGINTSTRVLEVNKPDTADWFAGFGFETPGLPLINLANGTAFTMKVWAPIAGQSIRFQIQNGLNMEPTYNRDIVINTAMTWVEVTFDFSTQPGLTGMEQYPVLVIQPNYDPSCEGASCSTVGTGNGGLWYIDDIVQVGAPAPTCTDGVQNGQETGVDCGGPDCPACPPSCTDGIQNGMETGVDCGGPDCPACPAPDPTDGPNNNGSSGTDFYIYSELSGNPNSSDFTNFNLVDFAGSVTISQPDLNGDTVIRADNIDFFGSGFGEAFNATGTYSFVHLNYYATSSTAWNFSLVDQSLSATICCGNPEEPFYRFGVDEPLQTGQWVSVFIPLSHYANFPGLVNGTWDGTDLIQTLVTGNGTVFIDNIFFSTTNTLGNEEFANIEFKVYPNPTDDNWTVVSNSVVTQVQIHDILGKEVLTVNPNEAVSSIDATNLNKGVYFATITTNTGSNTVKLIKN from the coding sequence ATGAAAAAAATTACTTTTTTAATCTTTCTATTAGGTACAATTTTGGCATTCGGTCAATCCTTACCTATAGATTTTGAAGATGGCACAACTGCGCCGCAATTTCAATTTGGTAATTTAGGATTTGGAAATGTTGTAAATCCCGACCAATCTGGAATAAATACCTCAACACGAGTATTAGAAGTTAATAAACCAGACACTGCAGATTGGTTTGCAGGATTTGGGTTTGAAACACCTGGTTTGCCATTAATTAACTTAGCAAATGGTACTGCATTCACAATGAAAGTATGGGCGCCAATTGCGGGTCAAAGTATTAGATTTCAAATCCAAAATGGATTAAATATGGAGCCTACTTACAATAGAGATATCGTAATTAATACTGCAATGACATGGGTTGAAGTTACTTTTGACTTTTCTACACAGCCAGGTTTAACAGGTATGGAGCAGTATCCGGTGTTGGTAATTCAGCCAAATTACGATCCATCATGTGAAGGAGCCAGCTGCTCTACAGTTGGCACAGGCAATGGTGGTTTATGGTACATAGATGATATTGTACAAGTAGGAGCACCAGCACCTACATGTACAGACGGTGTTCAAAATGGTCAGGAGACTGGTGTCGATTGTGGCGGTCCTGATTGTCCTGCTTGCCCTCCGTCATGTACTGATGGCATCCAAAACGGAATGGAAACAGGTGTAGACTGTGGTGGTCCTGATTGTCCCGCTTGTCCAGCCCCAGATCCAACTGATGGTCCAAACAACAATGGTTCATCTGGAACAGATTTTTATATTTACAGCGAATTAAGTGGAAACCCAAATTCATCCGATTTCACTAACTTTAATTTAGTGGATTTTGCTGGTAGTGTAACAATATCACAACCAGACTTAAATGGCGATACTGTAATTAGAGCTGATAATATCGATTTCTTTGGAAGTGGTTTTGGGGAAGCTTTTAATGCAACCGGAACGTACAGCTTTGTTCATTTAAATTATTACGCAACCTCATCTACAGCTTGGAATTTCTCATTGGTAGATCAGTCTTTAAGTGCTACGATTTGCTGTGGTAACCCAGAAGAACCATTCTACAGATTTGGAGTTGATGAACCTTTACAGACAGGACAATGGGTAAGCGTATTCATTCCATTATCACATTATGCAAATTTCCCAGGATTAGTAAACGGAACATGGGATGGTACAGACCTTATCCAAACGTTGGTAACTGGTAATGGAACAGTATTTATCGATAATATCTTCTTTAGTACTACAAATACTTTAGGAAATGAGGAATTTGCGAATATTGAATTCAAAGTATATCCAAATCCTACAGATGATAATTGGACTGTGGTTTCAAATAGTGTTGTTACTCAAGTTCAGATACATGATATCTTAGGAAAAGAAGTATTAACTGTAAATCCAAATGAAGCAGTGAGTTCTATTGATGCAACAAACCTTAATAAAGGGGTCTACTTTGCAACCATTACGACCAATACTGGTTCTAATACAGTAAAGTTGATCAAAAATTAA
- a CDS encoding LacI family DNA-binding transcriptional regulator: MTTLKELAKLLNISVSTVSKALNDSHEISENTKRRVNELAVKLNYKPNRIAQQLKTNKTKTIGVILPTVTNPFFAEVLHGIETSATKNNYDIIVCLSDESLKKEQRSLELLSNGSVDGFIIAVARESQVEEEVEHINTVISNRIPILMFDRVVNEIVCDKVIVDDFKSVHEATEYLIQKENRKHVVLVSNIEELSVGKLRIKGYQKAMEDADLTPNILKLSKVDDVEKHIYNYLKENPNTDAIVSIDHITGIIAINMAKKTGKAVPEDLSVIGFGYEHTQLLSSPKISIVHQKAYEIGEMCVKLLIDNLQSENHELQTIIVPSKLKLGGSTR, translated from the coding sequence ATGACTACCTTAAAAGAATTAGCAAAGCTCTTAAATATTTCGGTGTCCACAGTTTCAAAAGCACTGAATGATAGCCATGAAATTAGCGAAAATACTAAAAGACGTGTTAATGAGCTGGCAGTTAAGCTTAATTATAAGCCTAATCGCATTGCACAACAGTTAAAAACAAACAAAACAAAAACTATAGGTGTCATTTTACCGACAGTGACAAATCCATTTTTTGCTGAGGTCTTACACGGTATAGAAACAAGTGCTACAAAAAATAACTATGATATCATTGTATGTCTTTCGGACGAGTCTTTAAAAAAAGAACAACGCAGCTTAGAATTATTATCTAATGGAAGTGTAGACGGGTTTATAATTGCTGTGGCTAGAGAGAGTCAAGTAGAAGAAGAAGTAGAGCACATTAACACCGTTATAAGTAATAGAATACCAATATTAATGTTTGATAGAGTTGTCAACGAAATAGTGTGCGATAAAGTTATAGTCGATGATTTTAAATCTGTACATGAAGCTACCGAGTATTTAATACAAAAAGAAAATAGAAAGCATGTTGTATTGGTAAGTAATATTGAAGAATTAAGTGTAGGTAAGTTGAGAATTAAGGGTTATCAAAAAGCCATGGAGGACGCCGATTTAACGCCTAACATTTTAAAACTTAGTAAAGTTGATGATGTAGAAAAACATATATATAATTACTTAAAAGAAAATCCTAATACTGATGCTATTGTATCAATTGACCACATAACAGGTATTATTGCCATTAATATGGCAAAAAAAACAGGAAAAGCAGTTCCTGAAGATTTATCCGTTATTGGTTTTGGCTACGAACATACCCAATTATTGTCTAGTCCAAAGATTTCTATAGTACATCAAAAGGCTTATGAAATTGGTGAAATGTGTGTTAAATTACTCATTGATAATTTACAATCAGAAAACCACGAACTACAAACTATAATAGTACCGAGCAAGCTCAAGCTGGGCGGATCAACCAGATAA
- a CDS encoding 3-deoxy-D-manno-octulosonic acid transferase produces MRLLYSTGIYFAGLVIKLLALFNSKLKQGVDGRKETFKNLKSSITENDKTFWFHCASLGEYEQGLPVFEQLVKNHPDFKVVLSFFSPSGYEVRKNSKIADVVVYLPLDTNSNAKRFLDIVNPDYTIFVKYEIWPNFLLELKKRKHKAILISAVFRESQSFFKWYGSYTKSALFAFNHIFTQNEASKRLLERINYNNVSVSGDTRFDRVTNQLKADNSIDFIENFKDNNLCIVFGSTWPEDDKLYIDYINSLEFNNLKIIIAPHNIKASYITSLKKQIKVKLICFSEIENNKLSEYNVFILDTIGYLSRVYSYADIAYVGGAAGSTGLHNVLEPAVFGIPIIIGKNYDKFPEAKALIKLGGVTPVSTSSEFSSAIKHLTSDTSLRAKQGLINKKYIEKNKGSVIQILELIRI; encoded by the coding sequence TTGAGACTACTCTATTCAACAGGAATTTATTTTGCAGGTTTAGTCATAAAACTTCTTGCCCTATTTAACTCTAAACTAAAGCAAGGCGTTGATGGCAGAAAAGAAACTTTTAAAAACTTAAAATCTTCTATAACCGAAAATGATAAGACATTTTGGTTTCACTGTGCTTCTCTTGGTGAATACGAGCAAGGTCTGCCTGTTTTTGAACAATTAGTAAAAAACCATCCAGACTTTAAGGTAGTACTTTCCTTTTTTTCACCTTCTGGCTATGAAGTAAGAAAGAATTCAAAAATTGCTGATGTTGTTGTCTACTTACCCTTAGATACTAATTCCAATGCTAAGCGTTTCTTAGATATCGTAAATCCAGACTATACCATTTTTGTAAAATATGAGATATGGCCAAATTTTTTGCTAGAGTTAAAAAAGAGAAAACATAAAGCAATACTTATTTCGGCTGTTTTTAGAGAATCTCAAAGTTTTTTTAAATGGTATGGTAGCTATACAAAATCTGCTTTATTTGCATTTAATCATATTTTTACTCAAAATGAAGCTTCAAAACGACTTCTAGAGCGTATTAACTACAATAATGTCTCCGTCTCTGGAGATACACGTTTTGATAGAGTCACTAATCAACTAAAAGCTGATAATTCTATAGATTTTATAGAAAACTTTAAAGACAATAACCTCTGTATTGTCTTTGGAAGTACTTGGCCAGAGGATGATAAACTTTATATAGATTACATAAACAGTCTAGAGTTTAACAACCTAAAAATTATTATTGCACCACATAACATTAAGGCCAGTTATATCACTTCTCTTAAAAAACAAATTAAAGTTAAATTGATTTGCTTTTCTGAAATAGAAAACAATAAGCTTTCTGAGTATAATGTATTTATCCTAGATACAATAGGCTACTTAAGCAGAGTATACAGTTATGCTGACATAGCTTATGTAGGCGGAGCTGCAGGATCTACAGGACTACACAATGTACTAGAACCTGCAGTATTTGGCATACCAATTATTATTGGTAAAAATTATGACAAATTTCCTGAAGCAAAGGCATTAATTAAACTTGGTGGTGTTACACCTGTATCAACATCGTCAGAGTTTAGCTCCGCAATAAAACACCTCACTTCGGACACATCTTTAAGAGCTAAGCAAGGCTTAATAAATAAAAAATATATAGAAAAAAATAAAGGATCAGTCATCCAAATATTAGAATTGATACGTATATAA
- a CDS encoding DegT/DnrJ/EryC1/StrS family aminotransferase, translated as MRKIQMVDLQSQYAKIKNVVDPSIQEILESAAFINGPKVHQFQENLENYLGVKHVIPCANGTDALQIAMMGLGLKPGDEVITADFTFAATVEVIALLQLTPVLVDVDPITFNIDVAAIEKAITPKTKAIVPVHLFGLAADMDPIMDLAKKHNLYVIEDNAQGIGASYTHKDGTKTKTGAIGDVASTSFFPSKNLGCYGDGGAIFTNDDDLAHIIRGIVNHGMYKRYHHDVVGVNSRLDSIQAAVLDAKLPHLDSYNQARRNAARKYTEAFKDHPSITTPSGRTTCDGICDTCDCHVFHQYTLNLKDVDRDALVAHLQQHNIPCGVYYPIPLHLQKAYKDERYKEEDFEVTNQLVKSVISLPMHTELDDEQIDFITSTILNFINEN; from the coding sequence ATGAGAAAAATACAAATGGTTGACCTTCAGAGTCAATATGCAAAAATAAAAAACGTTGTAGATCCTTCAATTCAAGAAATTTTAGAAAGTGCAGCATTTATAAATGGGCCAAAGGTTCATCAATTTCAAGAGAACTTAGAAAACTATTTGGGTGTAAAACATGTTATACCATGTGCCAACGGTACAGATGCACTACAAATTGCAATGATGGGTCTAGGTCTTAAGCCAGGTGATGAGGTAATAACCGCAGATTTTACGTTTGCGGCTACGGTAGAGGTGATTGCCTTATTACAGTTAACCCCTGTTTTAGTAGATGTAGATCCTATAACTTTTAATATAGATGTAGCTGCTATTGAGAAAGCTATTACTCCAAAAACCAAGGCTATTGTACCAGTACACTTATTTGGTTTAGCTGCAGATATGGATCCCATTATGGATTTAGCAAAAAAACATAATCTATATGTTATAGAAGACAATGCGCAAGGTATTGGTGCGTCCTACACCCACAAGGATGGTACTAAAACGAAAACGGGAGCCATCGGTGATGTTGCATCGACTTCATTTTTCCCTTCTAAAAATTTGGGGTGTTACGGAGATGGTGGTGCTATTTTTACAAACGACGATGATTTGGCTCATATTATAAGAGGTATCGTAAATCATGGTATGTATAAAAGATATCACCACGACGTTGTTGGTGTAAATTCTAGATTAGATTCTATACAAGCAGCAGTTTTGGATGCAAAATTGCCACACTTAGATAGTTATAACCAAGCAAGACGAAATGCTGCAAGAAAGTACACTGAAGCATTTAAAGATCATCCAAGCATTACCACACCATCAGGTAGAACAACCTGTGATGGTATCTGTGATACTTGCGATTGCCATGTATTTCATCAATATACATTAAATCTAAAAGATGTAGATAGAGATGCTTTAGTTGCACATTTACAACAGCATAATATACCTTGTGGTGTGTATTATCCAATTCCGCTTCACCTCCAGAAAGCGTACAAAGATGAGCGTTATAAAGAAGAAGATTTTGAAGTAACAAATCAGCTCGTTAAATCAGTAATTTCTTTACCAATGCATACAGAATTAGATGATGAACAGATTGATTTTATAACGTCTACAATTTTAAACTTTATAAACGAAAACTAA
- the galE gene encoding UDP-glucose 4-epimerase GalE, with the protein MKILVTGGLGFIGSHTVVELQNEGFEVVIIDNLSNSSIDVLDGITAITGVKPHFEELDLRVKPDVTQFFKTHSDIAGVIHFAANKAVGESVKEPLMYYENNIGTLVYMLQEVSKLDKQNFIFSSSCTVYGQADELPITENAPIKPAESPYGNTKQIGEEIIRDTCKINDKLNSIALRYFNPIGAHPSAEIGELPIGVPQNLVPYITQTGIGMREQLSVFGGDYETPDGTCIRDYIHVVDLAKAHVVALERLLEEKNLSNYEVFNLGTGKGSSVLEVIHSFDRVSGKSLKYQIVGRREGDVIAAYADTTKANDVLGWKTELTLDDAVASAWKWEQKIRNT; encoded by the coding sequence ATGAAAATACTTGTAACAGGTGGCTTAGGTTTTATTGGTTCGCACACAGTTGTAGAACTACAAAACGAAGGTTTTGAAGTGGTTATCATTGATAACCTCAGCAATTCTTCTATTGATGTATTAGATGGTATCACTGCAATTACTGGTGTAAAGCCGCATTTTGAAGAGCTAGACCTCAGAGTTAAGCCAGATGTTACTCAATTTTTTAAAACCCATAGTGATATTGCTGGAGTTATTCATTTTGCAGCTAATAAAGCTGTTGGTGAGAGTGTAAAAGAGCCCTTAATGTATTACGAAAATAATATTGGGACACTTGTTTATATGTTGCAAGAAGTTTCAAAATTAGATAAGCAAAACTTTATTTTTAGTTCATCATGTACTGTTTACGGTCAGGCGGATGAACTACCTATTACTGAAAATGCGCCAATAAAACCTGCAGAATCTCCTTATGGTAACACAAAACAAATTGGCGAAGAAATCATCAGAGATACGTGTAAAATAAATGATAAACTAAATAGTATAGCTTTAAGATATTTTAATCCCATAGGTGCGCATCCATCTGCAGAGATTGGAGAATTACCAATTGGTGTGCCACAAAATTTAGTGCCATATATAACGCAAACAGGTATTGGTATGCGCGAGCAATTATCAGTTTTTGGTGGCGATTATGAAACACCAGATGGTACATGTATAAGAGATTACATTCATGTTGTCGACTTAGCTAAAGCCCATGTTGTTGCATTAGAGCGATTGCTGGAAGAAAAAAATCTTTCAAATTACGAAGTCTTTAATTTAGGGACTGGAAAAGGAAGCTCAGTATTAGAAGTTATTCATTCTTTTGACAGGGTTTCAGGTAAAAGCTTAAAGTATCAAATTGTGGGTAGGCGAGAAGGTGACGTTATTGCTGCTTATGCAGACACAACAAAGGCTAATGATGTTTTAGGTTGGAAAACAGAGCTCACTTTAGATGATGCTGTGGCCTCAGCTTGGAAGTGGGAACAGAAAATAAGAAATACCTAA
- a CDS encoding metal-dependent hydrolase family protein: MKTRLSILTFLFAIVLTAQNTYLHCGKLIDTESGKVLTEQTIIVSGNKIVSVNKGYLNLENTEDTLVDLKSKTVMPGLIDMHVHIESETNPKSYLEDYTLNDADLAFNSVKYAEVTLMNGFTTVRDLGGTGVNVSLRNAINAGKVKGPRIFTAEKALATTGGHADPTNGASRDLMGNPGPKEGVVNGVDDAKKAVRQRYKNGADLIKITATGGVLSVAKSGQNPQFTVEEIKAICETAKDYGFHVAAHAHGDEGMQRAILGGVKTIEHGTLMSSETMELMKKHDVYLVPTITAGKFVSDKAKISGYYPEVVVPKALDIGPKIQDMFGRAYKAGVGIAFGTDAAVFYHGENGKEFGYMVEAGMPAMETIQSATITNAMILKKEEQLGQIKEGFLADIIAVNDDPTKNISTMENVVFVMKEGIIYKN, encoded by the coding sequence ATGAAAACGCGACTCAGTATTTTAACATTTTTATTTGCAATTGTTTTAACAGCGCAAAACACTTATCTGCATTGTGGAAAATTAATAGATACTGAGTCTGGTAAAGTGCTTACTGAGCAAACAATTATAGTTTCAGGGAATAAAATTGTTTCGGTTAATAAGGGTTATCTAAATCTAGAAAACACTGAAGACACTCTTGTGGATTTAAAATCTAAAACCGTAATGCCTGGTCTAATAGATATGCATGTGCATATTGAAAGTGAAACCAACCCTAAATCATATCTTGAAGATTATACATTAAATGATGCTGATCTTGCTTTTAATTCTGTAAAGTATGCAGAAGTTACTCTAATGAATGGATTTACAACTGTCAGAGATTTAGGCGGTACAGGTGTTAATGTGTCTTTAAGAAATGCAATAAACGCAGGAAAAGTAAAAGGACCGAGAATTTTTACAGCAGAAAAAGCTCTGGCTACTACTGGTGGTCATGCAGATCCTACAAATGGCGCAAGTAGAGATTTAATGGGTAATCCTGGTCCTAAAGAAGGAGTAGTGAATGGAGTGGACGATGCCAAAAAAGCAGTAAGGCAGCGTTATAAAAATGGTGCAGATCTTATAAAAATAACAGCAACAGGAGGTGTGCTAAGTGTTGCAAAAAGCGGTCAGAATCCACAATTTACTGTTGAAGAAATTAAGGCTATTTGTGAAACAGCTAAAGATTACGGATTCCATGTGGCAGCCCATGCTCATGGTGATGAAGGTATGCAACGTGCCATTTTGGGTGGTGTAAAAACTATAGAGCACGGTACTCTTATGAGCTCTGAAACCATGGAGCTTATGAAAAAGCATGATGTTTACTTAGTGCCAACCATTACAGCAGGTAAATTTGTATCTGATAAAGCTAAAATATCAGGCTACTATCCAGAAGTTGTAGTTCCAAAAGCCTTAGATATAGGTCCAAAGATTCAAGATATGTTTGGCAGAGCTTATAAAGCTGGTGTTGGTATTGCTTTTGGAACGGATGCGGCAGTTTTTTATCATGGAGAAAACGGAAAGGAATTTGGTTATATGGTTGAAGCAGGAATGCCAGCAATGGAAACTATACAAAGCGCTACAATTACCAATGCAATGATTCTTAAAAAGGAAGAACAGCTTGGCCAAATAAAAGAAGGGTTTTTAGCAGATATTATTGCAGTTAACGATGATCCTACAAAAAACATCTCTACAATGGAAAATGTGGTTTTTGTAATGAAAGAAGGCATTATTTATAAAAACTAG